In Paenibacillus sp. 1781tsa1, one DNA window encodes the following:
- a CDS encoding MTH1187 family thiamine-binding protein, with protein MAIAEVTVIPIGTGTTSLSSYVADMQKVLEHQRGITYQLTSMSTIIEGPLNEIFTAIAALHEAPFLSGAQRVSTSVKIDDRRDKPDASSIQKLQSVQDKLMSLQARPN; from the coding sequence ATGGCAATAGCAGAAGTGACTGTCATTCCAATCGGAACGGGTACAACGAGTCTAAGCAGTTATGTGGCAGACATGCAAAAGGTATTGGAACATCAACGGGGCATTACATATCAGTTAACTTCCATGAGCACCATTATTGAGGGACCGCTTAACGAGATCTTTACAGCAATTGCGGCTCTGCATGAAGCGCCGTTTTTGTCAGGAGCTCAGCGTGTTTCCACATCCGTCAAGATTGACGACCGTCGTGATAAACCGGATGCCTCTAGTATACAGAAGTTACAATCGGTTCAGGATAAACTGATGTCACTTCAGGCAAGACCCAATTAA
- a CDS encoding sialidase family protein, with protein sequence MPVVNITGALGGNQFEPSIAVNELLPNIMCVVAVDTSTGPTRIGFYRSIDGGQTWSTTTLQQPAGYDGAEAPTIDYTFPSTFIVTVHVFNGDDDGTIVSYTSFDDGVNWTPPVFVNRGYGLIVHNDEPLVACDRTPGSPYRGNVYVGYTPLATEASSIFLQRSVDVASTWQIPSRISNPRGFHDRATIGVGFTGEVYAGYILTGPGSAYALLRISYDGGVTFQPPISNQSTLIASVVPSPQILPVPNYAFRVQTNLNLAADISNSIYSGRVYAVWNDARNGYTDVFMCSSPDGLLWSEPMSITGAPVGSQNFFPSITVSPFTGVIRVIYYTNQLDGFLLDVYVAESFDGGATFTNRRLTTTSFNPNGNSPTPTVLIGDYITAYTQAPDNLAAVWMATTQPTGKLDVYFGS encoded by the coding sequence ATGCCGGTTGTAAATATTACAGGGGCTCTGGGAGGTAACCAGTTTGAACCGTCGATTGCGGTGAACGAATTACTGCCCAATATAATGTGTGTTGTTGCTGTCGATACAAGTACCGGACCAACAAGAATCGGATTTTACCGCTCCATTGACGGTGGACAGACCTGGTCGACCACGACCCTGCAGCAACCTGCCGGATACGATGGTGCGGAAGCCCCTACGATAGATTATACCTTTCCAAGCACATTCATTGTGACGGTGCATGTATTTAATGGGGATGACGATGGAACCATTGTCAGCTATACGTCGTTTGATGATGGGGTGAATTGGACTCCGCCTGTGTTTGTTAACAGAGGTTACGGACTGATTGTTCACAATGACGAACCGCTTGTTGCCTGTGATCGTACACCAGGCAGCCCGTACCGAGGGAATGTTTATGTGGGTTATACACCGCTGGCAACGGAGGCCTCTTCAATCTTTTTACAACGATCTGTGGATGTGGCTTCTACCTGGCAGATTCCAAGCCGAATCTCCAATCCAAGGGGCTTTCATGATCGGGCGACCATCGGGGTTGGATTCACCGGGGAAGTCTATGCCGGCTACATCCTCACCGGTCCGGGCAGCGCGTATGCTTTACTGCGGATATCCTATGACGGGGGCGTTACATTCCAGCCGCCTATAAGTAATCAGTCCACACTTATTGCCTCCGTTGTGCCATCACCACAGATTTTGCCTGTACCCAATTATGCATTTCGCGTTCAAACCAACCTGAATCTGGCTGCAGATATATCCAATAGTATTTACAGTGGTAGAGTTTATGCGGTATGGAACGATGCCCGAAACGGGTATACCGATGTATTTATGTGTAGCTCACCGGATGGATTGCTCTGGAGTGAGCCGATGAGTATTACTGGGGCACCTGTGGGATCGCAGAATTTCTTTCCTTCCATTACCGTATCTCCATTCACAGGAGTAATAAGGGTCATCTATTACACCAACCAGCTCGATGGTTTTCTGCTGGATGTTTATGTGGCGGAGTCGTTTGACGGGGGAGCAACGTTTACGAATCGAAGACTCACCACAACTTCATTTAATCCAAACGGAAACTCGCCAACCCCGACGGTCCTCATTGGTGACTATATCACGGCTTACACCCAGGCACCTGATAATCTGGCCGCAGTATGGATGGCAACAACTCAGCCTACGGGAAAGCTGGATGTCTATTTTGGTTCATAA